The Coffea arabica cultivar ET-39 chromosome 3c, Coffea Arabica ET-39 HiFi, whole genome shotgun sequence genome contains a region encoding:
- the LOC113735704 gene encoding uncharacterized protein: MSPYRLVFGKLCHLPVEFEYKAFWTIKQCNMKIEEAGAHRKLDLQELEEIRNEAYENTLIYKERSKVFHDQKISRKTFVVGQKVFLHQSKFKLFPVEIQNAKTNKKFVVNGYRLKTLLRGFCK; the protein is encoded by the exons ATGTCACCCTATAGATTGGTATTCGGGAAGCTGTGTCACCTACCAGTGGAATTTGAGTACAAGGCCTTTTGGACGATAAAGCAGTGCAACATGAAGATAGAGGAGGCCGGTGCCCATCGGAAGTTGGACTTGCAGGAATTGGAGGAGATCCGGAACGAAGCGTATGAGAATACATTGATCTACAAGGAGAGGAGTAAGGTGTTCCACGACCAAAAAATCTCTAGGAAGACCTTTGTAGTTGGTCAGAAGGTTTTCCTACACCAATCCAAGTTCAAATTATTCCCAG TGGAAATCCAGAATGCTAAGACAAACAAGAAGTTTGTGGTAAATGGGTATCGTCTCAAAACACTATTACGAGGGTTTTGCAAATAG